The Acinonyx jubatus isolate Ajub_Pintada_27869175 chromosome A2, VMU_Ajub_asm_v1.0, whole genome shotgun sequence genomic sequence TCTGTTCAGGTTGCAAGGGAAGGGATGTAACTCCACATCTTGATGGGGTAGTGCAAGGTTCTGGAAGAGTATGTGGGACCTGAAATATTGTTGGGCTTGTTTTTGGAAAACACAAGCTGCCACAGTTTTCTTACGTAAAGTGGGAGAAGGGTTATTATGAAAAGGCAGAAGATAAAAAGGAGAACTGGCACAATTCACCAAACATGGAAATGTTCTTTAGGCAGATCATTTTAACAAAGAGTATATATGGGAATTGAGGATCTGCAAAGGTTTTTATGCCTGCATTTCCCTTGGAAGGCTGAAGACTCCCAGAAGTACACACACCCTTGTTTGAAGACCCCACTACAGATTATACTTCTGTTCTTTAGTTATCTGAATATTCAGGATGCATACTTAACTAAAACTTTTTCCAACTTATATAGCATTTCTACGGAggcaaaaatgtgtattttgaaacgctagaaaacaattatttttcattttaaagaatgatCAGTTCCTTTCATTCAGCTAAACAAAGATAGGCTAATAATAGCAACAAACCAAATTATCAATGTTGCAAGAACCTGGATATCTGAAGACACTACTAACTAGAGCGAAATAGCAATGCACCCTTCctgaggacaaaaaaaaagtttttcttaagaaaagtCAGAAAAGGTCAGACCCCTGGAAGTAGATGTTGGGGACTTGGcaagaaagaaattttacatttagtttttaacATTACACTTATAgtgaaataaaatgcacataaaccATTGGAACCGTTACAATTTGTGTATCTTCCAAATATGATATGAATACATTGGCACAAAATTCTTCCTGActtcctttttcatctttgccaataaCCCAGTGATCTCTAAGAGGTGGTTtaataattatttccaaatgtCACTTCCTGAAGATAGTATATCTTACCTATAAAGTTCATTAAAAGATTTGTAAGTATTCTACTTGCTCTAATTTCCATCACACATAATGACCTCAAATAATCTGGAAAGACAATGTGTTaaataataaagacatttcctttaaaatattggGGAAAATTACTAATTTACTATCCCTTTTGTATAGAGGAGACAAGGCAGAGCAATATAGTAGTTATAATCAGAAGGTCtacattcattcaccaaatatttattaagcacctactatttCCCAGACATCATTCTAGGAGCTGAGGCTCTATAGGGGTGAATGAGAAagtaatagctaccatttattgagtgcttactatgtgccaggctctggccTAAGAGTTGCACACATATAAACCCATTGAATCCTCAAACACAATACCTCTATGACATGggtactattttcattttacatatgaaaaaattgaggcatagagaagttaaataactgaATCAGCTAGTAGTTGGTACAAACAGTCCTGGCTGTTGTGAAGCTAAACTccttcccttctcattttcttctttgcctctgcAAAAGACCTAACAGAACAGAGTATGGCTCAAATAGGTGTGTGaccttttcatttttagatgtttcttttttggggatgtttaaaaagaattttaactaGCTCTACCTTCATCGTGTTGTGatctcaaaacatttaaaaagcctgAATGTTAGAAAACttagctttatttaaatatttgcggGAGAAATACaggtatatacatacacgtagCATCCCTTCCTTTGGAAAACCACTATTCTAATCCAGGCAGGCCTAGCAGGGCTGAAGATTATGGGACCCTGTCTCGTTATAGGGGAGGTCAATAGTTCAAGGCCTCACTGCCTTGGGCATAATTATTGGTTCAAGACTATAGAATCATGAATCAGGCATGACAAATTTGTCTTTCTTGGGATGGACGGTATTAGGAAATGTTCTCTTCACAATGGAAGTGATTTCAGACTGCTGGTATCCATCTTCCTTGGCTCAAGAGAAGATGACCCCGTAATATTGAGAGATGTTCAGAAATTCAGATACAGAACACTTTAATCTAGCTACACAAGAAATAGGTCTATCATTGCCCTTTCTAGTTAAATgagtataaaaagaataaatacccTCTTTTACTTAAGTGTAAGTGGGTTTCTGTGACTTTCAATATAGTTTCAATGCATTTTTACAAAAGCATTACATAACTATGCACAAACAATGGTTGTAATAAATATGAATAgaattcttttctgttctcttccttcaCCCTTTTTCCCTATGAACAAATATAGAACTATCTACAGCTCAAAGgatggtttatttcattttcaaaagtagtATGCAAAATATTTATCTATGAATTCTAAGCAAGTGATTACAGGCATTATTTTGATAATTCCACTTCTTTAGCATATGACAAAACCACAATATATCTAGAaagacaaaatgttttattttaaaacattggaaAAACCATTGAAAAGACAAATGTCCATTATATAACCATGAACGTTAAATATCTGGAAACTGTAAATCTTCTAAAATGTGGTAGGCACTTCCAAAGAGCTAAATATTGCAAATTATTCTACTGGATGTTTTCTCTATTATCAACAATACTTGATATGATGAAAAATACCAAGAAGACCCAACTAATTATTCAAAGTCACCATCTTAGGGTTCAACTTAATTACACAAGTAAAAGTTTTGTCCAAGATGTTCCTGTCACAAGAAGCTTCCCGgtgaatttcagaaatgttaacaaAAGTATCTTCCTTTTTTGCCTGTGAATGTTTGAGTATTGCTGTACTGTTGGTTAATATCCACTACAGATACTGGTTCTAGGCCAGCCCAAGGGTCTTCAAGCATTGAAGGCTTGAAATAACTTTCCAACTCATTagacattcttttttctctaccaCGCCCTGATCCAAATGGTGTAGATGTCCTTGGAGAaccctttagaaaaaaaatcatcagttaaaaaaatgtttagtagaTATaattggcactttttttttaaagctagtgGGGATCACATTGCTagttaaaaattgtgttttgaaCCCAAACATGTTCAACTGCAAAGTCGGTTCTTCCTTTAATCTAGTGTTTTTGTTCCTAAAAGTATTTAAGCCAGTTTGATATACTTGTGTATTAATAAGTCCATGCCAACTGTCACCTTCAAATACTTCTAGATTTCTAGTGTAGTAACTCTGTAGAACTATCAGTTGGTgatgaaataagaaattaattatattttaatttttcctcaaaattttcatctttttctgaaattaaaacttttttttttaaccctacaCCTTCAAAATTTCTAGAACCTTTACATCCTACGAAATTTTATCTCTTTATAAAGCACCAGACTCTAAGGGGGTGAGGTTGGTTTAGtataaggaaaattagaaaaccatGTAAGTTTTAAACGACAGAAACCCTAGACACATCAGAAATACCCCCTGGGCCTTCGTGAATTCACTTACTGAGAATGGGAAACTTCCAATATCACCGATTTTCCTTTAAGAAGGCTTGGAGCAGGAGACAGTGTCGTTTGAAGCTCCTAACCCCCTCCCGCCGCCCTCGCCTAAAAAAGGTACCGGTAGTAAGAAAATGGCACCAGGCTAAAACCCAGTAACTCAGAGGAACTCTATGCTGGTGAGTCattcgtcccccccccccccccctcggaGAATAATTTACACACACGAACTGGCAAGGTCCCTGGCAAAGGGGAGGGAATTAGGGAAATCTGTGTATGAATGGCAGTGTACTAGTTCAAAGCAGGAGGGCTCTAGAAACACAAAGTACAGCTCTATTACTTAAGATAATCTAaagaaagttacttaacttctctcagcctcagtttactcatctgcaaaacagggcCAACAATAGTATCTCACCTCATAgaggattaaacaaaataatccatgtaaaggGATTATTAGCACCATGCCTGCCATACAGTAAGAGCTCGGCAAACGCTGGCTATTATTACCTGGGGGTGGGTCTGCTGCTGCCCTGGGGAGTAGCCGAATTGCTGCTGGGACCCCGCGGGGGACTTGGAGTAGGAGCCAGGGTAGCCGCCAGGGGACGGAGACCCGAATCGGCCCCCCGGGAAGCTGCCGCCGTGTCGCGGAGAGTGGTTGCTCCCGTAGGGCCTAGACCGGGGCCCGTACGGCGGCGTGTGGTGCGGACTCCCGTACCCGTCCCGAGGGGAGGGCGGCCGCGGTCCGCCTCCGCCCGGGGTACCCCGGAAGCTGCTCCCGCTACCCCAACCTCCTACACCCGCGCCGGGGTAGGGAGGAGTCGGGGGTCGAAAATTCTGTCGGTGCATATCAGGAGATGAAGACGAAGACCTCACTGCCGCGTTCTCCCGCCGGAACTGTCCCGACCAACCCTTCTCAGAGACTCGGTGGTCCTTCGGCAAAACAGTCCTCTGCCTTTCAGCGCAGTACAGCATATTGGTTCCGGCGTCACAAGGGTTCCGCTAGGCACAGGCCAGTACGTGGATTACTGAATTGGGTGGAGATTGAGCGGACTGAAGTAAaggaaggataaataaaaaaaacaaaagaaaggccGAACCCTCAGCTCCAGCAAAGAGCTTTGTCGTCTTTTGCGGTGTGCGGTCGGGACCGACTAACTAGACAACTCCCGAACGCAGTGACAACGGATCCAGAGCACTTCGACGGAGCTCCGCCCAGTGGGGGCTGCCCAGttgggggcggggcctggtgTGCTCGCGGGCGCCTCCAGTGGCGGCGAACGGCGCGCGCGCTGTGCTCTTTCCTCACGCAGGGTCCTAGGCTAACCGGGAGGCGCGCGATGCTGGCGACGCTGGCGAGGGTTGCGGCTCTGCGGAAAACCCGCCTTCTCTTCGGCCCGGGCGGCGGGAGGGGGCTGTGGACCGGCCGCCCGCAGTCAGGTACTCTCCGAGACGCGGTCCGGGCGGCGAAGGGGAACCCAGCCCCTGTCTCCCCTTCGGGCGGCGCCATGGAGAGAGCGCCCGCGCTTTCCTGAAGTATCTCCTGTCCCCGCAGCCCGCCCTTTGGCCTCTCCCGCCTCCCGGGGCCCTCGCTTGTTGGCCCCGCGGCCGGCTTGGCCCCGCGCCCCCAGCCGCCCCGGGGTCACCTGCCCGGCTTCCCGGTCGAGGGCCCGAGAGTTCGCCCCTGCGCGATCGTACTGGGCGGACGCCTCGcctctgccccttaccccttCCCTGTGTCCCCCGAGtttaagtaactttaaaaagGTACACCCAGCCGCATTTCAGAAAGGATTTCAGAATACATCTCTGCATAACTTGGGGGGAGAGCCTGTGGTAACTCATATCGGACTTCAGCCCCTTCCTTGTTCATGTTAAATGGAAGCGGGTTAGGGAGGCGGCTCCGAGGCAGATGCTGATTTTCAGAGAGCAAACTTTGACCGAAGCTTTTAAAATCTTGACTGTTTCACGAACTGTTGGTTATAAAGACGAATGTGCTAATTCAGGAACGACACCTACTGCATAATAAAATACGCTTTTGTACCAGACACCTGTCCcagaattttatttagaaaatgtagtttaaattGACTACCGTTTTAAAGAACTGTCTTTACTCCCTCAGAATTTGGGAATGATAGTCCACCATGACTCTTGAAATCAGCTTGCAGGAAACAGAATCGTAAGGAACTTTAGGACTCATTAAATCACAGCCTAACGGGTAGCGGGGACCTCTGCTTTCCAGGCTGTACACCTTGCAGCTGTCACTCCTCACTGCCTCTCTGTCACTGCTTGGTGTTACTGCTCGGTGACATGGCCAGCTGAAGAGCGTGCTGTCTTCTCAGCTTCCATCCCTCTTGAGAAGTGGAGACACaaatggttgtttttgtttttgtttttgttatttattctgaGCAAGTTCTGTTCACCAAATTTGTCCTTTAGACCCAAGTTGTAGAATCGATCAGGGCAGGATAATGCCATCAAGGCCTTGTGACGCAATGAAGGCGTGAGGACCCAGATTATCTACTTTATTGTGTATTTCTATCTTGGCCAAAAATTTAGCTTTTGTGCCTTGTCTGTGGTGCTTAGCTTAATGCCTGGTAATTGAGCAGTcaggtatttattgaataaacgaTTGGGTCGGTCACGACATCATCAGTGATACCTGTCATGTAATTAACCAATCTACTTTTCTggggagagggagcagaaaaATGAGGGTGTTGGAGGCCAAAAttacctttattaattttttttattactggcAAATGATTTGCAGAATTGATTAAAATACCGTATGTTGTCTTTTTACTTGGCTTACACTTTTAGAACGATCTTCCCTGTAGCGGTGTCTTGCTATCTTCTACACGTATGCATTTGCATTAGAAATGGGGtgggaggagtgcctgggtggctcattcagttaagcatctgacccttggttttggctcaggtcatgatctcacagttcgtgggaccctgccctgtgtcaggctctgtgctaatagcactgagcctgcgtgggattctctctcctttctgcccatCTTCCTCATGCATACATGCAAGTccgctctctcttttttctctcaaaataaataaataaataaatattaaaaaaaaaaataaatgggtaaaggaaagaaatacagtgCAGAATGTTTGACAGGTAGGTTATACATGACAATGTACCCTTCTCCAGGTTTGCAGATACATATGAGGATTGTGGGAGAGTTCTTAATTATATGAAAACTCCATATTCCATTTGGATCACTTCTGAGCATAGGCCATTTGcctttttagagatgagaaatagCCCAAGAGAAGTCAAGTTGACTTGCTTAAGTTCACATAACAAACAGAGGTGCGACTAGAACTCAGGCTTCTTGAAtcccaggagattttttttcctacgtAAAGATATATGAATTGACTATTAGTCTGTGCTTTGGAAACtgcaatagataaataaacatgtaaaattttgaaaatgctgTGTAGCATATTGTTTTGGATTTAGAGATTAGTAGGTATAACCTTAATACTGATTTTTTATAAGTGTAGCTACAATCTTCTCAGGTGTTAGCATGGGAATTGCAATGTGGGTGCCTGAACTGGTCCGTCTGAGGCATCTGTTTGTATCGAATGTATGGTGGTGAGTTCAGGGGGAGAGAGATGAGGGGAAGAAGTAGAAAAGTGAAGAACTGGGATGATAGATATGAGAGTATGGTAGTTGCCCCCCTGAAGTCTGAGTCCTGTGGAGAGAAAAGGGCACTTCTTATTTTGTGAGCAACAGaggtttggttccctccctccccccgccgccaaaaaaaaaagaattgcagcCCTGTTTATGGAGTATCAGCATTAGAAAATTGGGTACTGGATAGGTTGGTGCTTTCATGGAAGACACTTAGTGTCTTTTTTCAAGTGGCATTGTATACATAGGACATCAACAGACAGAACATCAAGAACTTTCTGAGTACCTGTGAACAATATGAGGAGCCCCAGAAATAATTGGTTAATTTTGTGGTGTTGTGTACTTTATAAGTTTCACATTAATGCAAGTAAGAGTACCAAGCCAAGGAAATTTAAGCGAAAATGTCAATGGAACCATGTCTGTTTCTGTAAGACAGGATTTTTATTTAGGTTGCTTaagatttttcagtgtttttttttttttcttccagtggatttcaagtttttgttttgttttttgtagagtcttatctttaaaaaacataattggAGACCCCAAATATGAGAGCATATGGGCTGTGCTTGAAGCAGGAATTGGGGTTCCAGAGCCCTGCTCACTATGCACCTCTAAATGCTCCCCTGAAAAGAGGCATCTGAGGCACCTCTGAGGAATTCCCAGGGCTCTCTAGAAAGAGTGCGAAAGCCAGTATTTTAGGAGGTGTCAGATATTAACAAGGGctgaaaatattgaatattttggcTTGTTTTACTGTGTATTACCAAGAAgtgtatatattcatttttctgcGTGATCACGGCTTTCTAAGTCAAGAAAACCAGAACCTGGATTAAAGGGCAAGGTTTGGAAATTAAATGATTGTTAAGAGATTAGATTGTTAGAGAATTCCCAGGAAGTTTATGTTTCTATTTCAAAGAGGTATAAAACTCTGAGCCTTGGAGACATTCAGGATTGAGATTATAAAGCTGTAAAATTAATCTTTCCCTCTGTAAAGTTAATCTTCTCTCCCTGAgacatttatttacattccaaAGGGTAAGAACTCAGAgaccttcccttttcttcctaagGAAAATTTGCTTACATTAGGaagattaactttttttctgcctttctcagGGAAAGGTGGCAATTGGGCAGCTATAATATATATACTCCCAGATTTATACTTTTGGGGATCTTTCCTGTGGTTCAACCCCTGTATGTACAGGCCTAACCAACTGGCTGTCTTACAATGCCTTGACATATTAGATATACGTAcctaatatcatgacctgagctgaaaccaagagtcagatgcttaactgactgaaccacccaggtgccccttggcctAATTAT encodes the following:
- the MPLKIP gene encoding M-phase-specific PLK1-interacting protein; translated protein: MLYCAERQRTVLPKDHRVSEKGWSGQFRRENAAVRSSSSSPDMHRQNFRPPTPPYPGAGVGGWGSGSSFRGTPGGGGPRPPSPRDGYGSPHHTPPYGPRSRPYGSNHSPRHGGSFPGGRFGSPSPGGYPGSYSKSPAGSQQQFGYSPGQQQTHPQGSPRTSTPFGSGRGREKRMSNELESYFKPSMLEDPWAGLEPVSVVDINQQYSNTQTFTGKKGRYFC